Proteins encoded by one window of Candidatus Dadabacteria bacterium:
- a CDS encoding M67 family metallopeptidase, producing MVKIYRSAYLGMTRDAESGYPYEVCGVMIGKEDTVTHFRKCANLVADDKSETAFKETADIDSKRLRDRYELDPRSYIEADSWARENGLEILGIYHSHPDHPSVPSETDRQVASPGWAYIIFSVNRGKLADARIWYIDEQDFQFEERKFEVLKNPD from the coding sequence GTGGTAAAGATATACAGATCGGCCTATCTGGGCATGACACGGGATGCAGAATCCGGTTACCCTTACGAGGTATGCGGAGTGATGATCGGGAAAGAAGATACCGTCACTCACTTCCGCAAATGCGCCAATCTGGTCGCTGACGACAAATCCGAAACAGCGTTTAAGGAAACAGCAGACATTGACAGCAAGCGGTTAAGAGACCGTTACGAGCTTGATCCGCGTTCCTACATAGAGGCAGATTCGTGGGCGAGGGAGAACGGTCTTGAGATTCTCGGCATATACCACTCGCATCCAGACCACCCTTCGGTACCTTCGGAGACGGACAGGCAGGTGGCATCGCCCGGATGGGCGTATATAATTTTCTCGGTAAACCGCGGGAAACTCGCCGACGCGAGAATATGGTACATTGACGAGCAAGATTTCCAGTTTGAAGAAAGAAAGTTCGAAGTGCTTAAAAACCCCGACTGA
- a CDS encoding sulfurtransferase TusA family protein: MDNTQSKEKIDITDYICPMTFVKTKLKLEQMKRGEVLEVRLCEGEPLSNLPRSVEQEGHKVLSVEKEEGRYHKVIIERC, encoded by the coding sequence ATGGACAACACGCAGAGCAAGGAAAAAATAGACATAACTGACTACATCTGTCCGATGACGTTTGTTAAAACCAAGCTCAAGCTTGAGCAGATGAAGCGCGGGGAAGTCCTTGAAGTAAGGCTCTGCGAAGGGGAACCTCTCTCCAATCTCCCGAGAAGCGTGGAACAGGAAGGTCACAAGGTCCTGTCCGTAGAGAAGGAAGAAGGCCGCTACCACAAGGTAATCATCGAGCGCTGCTAA
- a CDS encoding cysteine synthase family protein: MYRPESGTPAAGGSRVESVVDLIGNTPLLELSETAKECSPGVSIYAKAEWFNPGGSIKDRPARRMILEAIRSGELTKDKVIMDSSSGNTAIAYAMLGASLGYEVEIVTPENVNTERKKAIEAYGAKTTFSNPLEGSDGAIRIAHKLKADNPEKYFMPDQYNNINNLLAHYETTAPEIWKQTKGAVTHFLAGLGTSGTFMGTGRRLKEHNPDIKTIAIQPEESLHGLEGMKHMPTSIVPGIYDEEEADEVVFISTEKAYEMMERLMDTEGIFVGHSGGAAVCVTLEYAKKLKEGVLVTILPDSGRRYLSEGLWW; encoded by the coding sequence ATGTATAGACCCGAATCCGGAACCCCCGCCGCCGGAGGTTCAAGAGTCGAATCGGTGGTCGACCTTATAGGCAACACCCCCCTTTTGGAACTTTCCGAGACGGCAAAAGAATGCTCTCCCGGAGTCAGTATTTACGCAAAGGCCGAGTGGTTTAACCCGGGAGGTTCAATAAAAGACCGCCCCGCCCGCAGAATGATCCTGGAAGCCATCCGCTCCGGCGAACTCACAAAAGACAAGGTCATTATGGACTCCTCTTCCGGGAATACAGCGATCGCGTACGCGATGCTTGGGGCCTCACTGGGGTACGAGGTTGAAATCGTAACGCCTGAGAACGTAAACACCGAGAGAAAAAAAGCAATCGAGGCCTACGGAGCGAAAACAACCTTCTCAAACCCCCTTGAAGGTTCCGACGGAGCGATAAGAATTGCTCACAAGCTAAAGGCGGATAATCCTGAGAAATATTTCATGCCTGACCAGTACAACAACATTAACAATCTCCTGGCTCACTACGAGACGACTGCGCCCGAGATCTGGAAGCAGACAAAGGGTGCCGTGACCCATTTTCTTGCGGGACTCGGCACATCGGGAACCTTCATGGGAACCGGGAGAAGACTTAAAGAGCACAATCCCGATATAAAGACAATCGCAATTCAGCCTGAAGAAAGCCTTCACGGACTTGAGGGCATGAAACATATGCCCACTTCGATAGTTCCAGGCATATACGATGAGGAGGAGGCCGACGAAGTTGTCTTCATCTCGACCGAGAAAGCGTATGAAATGATGGAGCGGCTGATGGATACCGAGGGGATATTCGTGGGCCACTCGGGAGGAGCCGCGGTCTGCGTAACGCTTGAGTACGCGAAAAAACTGAAAGAAGGAGTGCTCGTGACGATTCTTCCCGACTCGGGCAGAAGGTACCTGAGCGAAGGACTCTGGTGGTAA